The Gemmatimonadota bacterium genome includes a region encoding these proteins:
- a CDS encoding sulfatase-like hydrolase/transferase: MPKRPNIVVLMSDQQRLDTVSCYGLNEVCRTPHIDALAARGVRFDWAFTPTAICSPARASFYTGLYPHNHGVTANGLCLNEGVRGINHYLSDAGYRCGYAGKWHVDQETGPTGYGFTGKDFMGYGFPGGNLLPGLQFGGSLSSHNYYADYLKEKGFDPPPTVSHRYVGTNPSNQRQEMFALHEGPVESCIEYFVAEEAIRVLDEVAGGEEPFFLWANFWGPHSPSLVPEPYFSMYDPKSIPEHPGYAETFEKKPYRQKLIENLWGLGDYGWEGFQEIGARYFGHCTLLDDMVGRVVAHLEKLGELDNTIIVYTADHGDCLGAHKLIEKGEFMYDEIYRIPLVIAHPGCHAPGTACEEFVYLHEIMLSSLDAAGVEVPADLDGQSFLPAIEGRPFANGREEVYCVFDRHFTVANQRMVRTRTHQFTFNSADPGELYDLLRDPYQLDNVYGEPEYETVRQDLMGRMDRYMEKMGDPLHGWFGRIKGAY, translated from the coding sequence TTGCCCAAGCGACCCAATATCGTCGTCCTGATGTCCGACCAGCAGCGGCTCGACACGGTGAGTTGCTACGGGCTGAACGAAGTGTGCCGGACGCCGCACATCGACGCCCTGGCCGCGCGGGGCGTGCGTTTCGACTGGGCGTTCACGCCGACGGCGATCTGCTCGCCGGCCCGCGCCTCCTTCTACACGGGCCTCTATCCGCACAATCATGGGGTGACGGCCAACGGCCTGTGCCTGAACGAGGGCGTACGCGGTATCAACCACTACCTGTCGGATGCAGGTTACCGCTGCGGGTACGCCGGCAAGTGGCACGTGGACCAGGAAACCGGTCCCACGGGCTACGGGTTCACCGGCAAGGATTTCATGGGCTACGGCTTCCCCGGTGGGAATCTGCTGCCCGGCCTGCAGTTCGGCGGCAGCCTGAGCAGCCACAATTATTACGCCGACTATCTCAAGGAGAAGGGTTTCGACCCGCCGCCCACGGTCTCGCACCGTTACGTCGGCACGAATCCCTCGAACCAGCGCCAGGAGATGTTCGCCCTGCACGAAGGGCCAGTCGAGTCGTGCATCGAGTACTTCGTCGCGGAGGAAGCCATCCGCGTGCTCGACGAGGTGGCCGGCGGCGAGGAACCCTTCTTCCTGTGGGCCAATTTCTGGGGTCCGCACAGCCCTTCGCTGGTCCCGGAGCCGTACTTCTCCATGTACGACCCGAAGTCCATTCCCGAGCATCCGGGGTACGCCGAGACCTTCGAGAAGAAGCCCTATCGCCAGAAGCTCATCGAAAACCTCTGGGGGCTGGGCGACTACGGCTGGGAAGGATTCCAGGAAATCGGCGCACGCTATTTCGGGCACTGCACACTCCTCGACGACATGGTGGGACGCGTCGTGGCGCACCTGGAGAAACTGGGCGAACTCGACAACACCATCATCGTATACACCGCCGACCACGGCGACTGCCTCGGCGCGCACAAGCTGATCGAGAAGGGCGAATTCATGTACGACGAGATCTACCGCATCCCCCTCGTCATTGCCCATCCCGGCTGTCATGCGCCCGGCACGGCCTGCGAGGAGTTCGTCTACCTCCACGAAATCATGCTCTCGTCCCTCGACGCTGCGGGTGTCGAAGTGCCCGCCGATCTCGATGGCCAATCCTTTCTCCCGGCCATCGAAGGACGCCCCTTTGCGAATGGACGCGAGGAAGTCTACTGCGTCTTCGACCGCCACTTCACCGTCGCCAATCAGCGCATGGTCCGCACCCGAACCCACCAGTTCACCTTTAATTCGGCCGATCCCGGCGAGCTGTACGATCTGCTGCGCGACCCCTACCAGCTCGACAACGTGTACGGGGAACCGGAATATGAAACTGTAAGACAGGATTTAATGGGTCGGATGGATCGCTACATGGAGAAAATGGGTGATCCACTGCACGGATGGTTCGGGCGAATCAAGGGGGCGTATTAG
- a CDS encoding tetratricopeptide repeat protein, with amino-acid sequence MIKWQFYLALSMLITCAACVTCTVDISAQESPDFEEILQKADQGDAEAQTSLGDMYYHGSGVAEDHAKALEWYRKAADQGHPKAQHRIGVMYDVGEGVTTDDAKAVEWYTKAASQDYPDAQYDLGLMYLYGKGIQEDPSESIRWIHMAAVQDNADAQYALGVFYANGQHVEQDESLAVEWYLKAAGQGHKLAQNNLGLMYDEGSGVAENDAEAVKWYRSAAEQGNLNAQYNLGLMYERGGAGIPKDESEAFKWYRLAAEQEDSDAQYTIGAMYDTGRGVSVDDEKAVKWYRKSAEQGNADAQYSLGVMYDYGEGVPEQKDEAVYWYRKAAEQGDADAQNDLGVMYKNGEGVPKDLAEAARWYRRAAEQENALSQYNLGLLYQNGQGVELDKSMAAQWIQRAAEQDYVSAQYELAVMYRFGEGVAKSDSTAAVWFGKAADQGDADAQFGLGIIYHYGYGVNIDLNEAVRWYRQAADQDEPYAQNNLGYMYENGMGVPQDYTEAARWYARAAGQGHSSSQYNLGMMYDTGTGVPENDEKAVSWFRKAAEQGNGDAQYSLGVMYDNGEGVQKDKEEALLWYRMAAEQGIVNAQINMGYMYFYAEGVPENEILGYAWTRVAASKGDSLANSNIEAFRVFMSTNQIEQAEKLAETYRERIYAQP; translated from the coding sequence ATGATTAAATGGCAATTCTACCTTGCACTTTCGATGCTGATTACCTGTGCCGCCTGCGTTACCTGCACTGTCGACATATCCGCCCAGGAATCTCCGGATTTCGAAGAAATCCTGCAGAAAGCCGATCAGGGCGATGCCGAGGCGCAAACTTCCCTCGGTGATATGTACTATCACGGAAGTGGCGTGGCAGAAGATCATGCGAAGGCACTGGAGTGGTATCGAAAAGCAGCGGACCAGGGCCACCCGAAAGCCCAGCACAGGATTGGTGTCATGTACGATGTTGGCGAAGGTGTAACCACAGACGATGCGAAGGCAGTGGAATGGTATACAAAGGCCGCAAGTCAGGACTATCCGGACGCCCAGTACGACCTGGGCCTCATGTACCTGTATGGTAAAGGCATTCAGGAGGATCCGTCCGAGAGTATCCGGTGGATTCATATGGCTGCCGTGCAGGACAATGCTGATGCACAGTACGCTCTGGGTGTCTTCTATGCGAATGGCCAGCATGTTGAGCAGGATGAATCACTTGCCGTCGAATGGTATCTCAAAGCCGCTGGACAGGGACATAAACTCGCGCAGAATAACCTGGGTCTCATGTACGATGAAGGGTCAGGTGTAGCGGAAAATGATGCCGAGGCCGTCAAGTGGTACCGGAGTGCGGCCGAGCAAGGAAACCTGAACGCACAGTACAATCTGGGACTGATGTATGAGCGCGGTGGTGCTGGGATTCCAAAGGACGAATCCGAAGCGTTTAAGTGGTATCGGCTCGCTGCCGAACAGGAAGACTCAGACGCTCAGTACACCATCGGCGCCATGTATGACACAGGGCGCGGTGTTTCAGTAGACGACGAGAAAGCAGTGAAATGGTATCGGAAATCCGCTGAGCAGGGAAACGCCGATGCGCAATACAGCCTCGGCGTCATGTACGATTATGGGGAGGGGGTTCCGGAACAAAAAGATGAGGCCGTTTACTGGTATCGCAAAGCCGCCGAGCAGGGGGACGCGGATGCTCAGAATGATTTGGGCGTGATGTACAAAAACGGCGAGGGGGTTCCAAAGGACTTAGCCGAAGCGGCAAGATGGTACAGGAGGGCCGCGGAACAGGAGAACGCGCTGTCACAGTACAATCTGGGGCTTCTGTACCAGAACGGACAGGGTGTTGAATTGGACAAATCGATGGCCGCACAGTGGATTCAACGTGCTGCAGAACAGGACTACGTGTCCGCCCAGTACGAACTTGCCGTGATGTACAGGTTTGGTGAAGGTGTTGCAAAGAGCGATTCCACGGCGGCGGTCTGGTTCGGCAAGGCTGCCGACCAGGGCGATGCAGATGCGCAGTTCGGCCTGGGGATCATTTATCATTATGGATATGGAGTTAACATAGATTTGAATGAAGCCGTTAGGTGGTATCGGCAGGCTGCCGACCAGGACGAACCGTACGCCCAGAACAATCTCGGATACATGTATGAGAACGGGATGGGCGTTCCTCAGGATTACACTGAAGCCGCACGTTGGTACGCAAGAGCGGCAGGGCAGGGGCATTCGAGCTCTCAGTACAATCTAGGTATGATGTACGATACCGGTACAGGCGTACCGGAAAACGACGAAAAGGCGGTTTCATGGTTTCGCAAGGCTGCTGAACAAGGCAATGGAGATGCTCAGTACAGTCTCGGGGTTATGTATGACAACGGTGAGGGCGTTCAAAAAGATAAAGAGGAAGCGCTTCTGTGGTATAGAATGGCTGCCGAACAGGGAATAGTGAATGCCCAGATAAACATGGGATACATGTATTTTTATGCAGAAGGAGTACCCGAGAACGAAATCCTGGGCTACGCCTGGACTCGAGTCGCCGCGTCAAAGGGAGACAGTCTGGCCAATAGCAACATCGAGGCTTTCAGGGTGTTCATGTCCACCAACCAGATCGAGCAGGCGGAGAAGCTCGCCGAGACGTATCGAGAGCGAATCTATGCTCAGCCTTGA
- a CDS encoding DUF3500 domain-containing protein, with protein MNTAGFMNRVLICLLGAMIVVAAIIAYLLFRPDVGTRIFFGVGPSSVDIKIKNDYEVPAADEKTEAIVAAARLFLDSLDESQRQAATYRFTDNAQRANWSNLPEGMVPRGGVMLGVLTEAQRANLDGLLSELLSEAGMENITHQLAAEDLLVSGDVLGVMKYGSRYFTAAFLGEPSTSEPWMFQFGGHHLAINATVFGPNVSFSPMLTGGQPLHLHLDGDDVFVTRRETAAAQAFLESLSDEQKRQAVRSGRPIDLLLGPGKYGVTIAPEGIKGSDLTTIQKTLLLDVIEARLGFMNSDDYAQKMKAVVAGIEDTYFGWWGRQDVPGAVYFRVTGPSIVLEYAVQNGEDTVDHVHSMYRDIDNDYGSAWIGAE; from the coding sequence ATGAATACTGCAGGATTCATGAATCGTGTGTTGATTTGCCTTCTCGGTGCAATGATAGTCGTTGCCGCGATTATAGCCTATCTGTTGTTTCGGCCGGATGTTGGGACGCGGATTTTCTTTGGAGTGGGCCCCTCATCGGTAGATATCAAGATTAAGAACGATTACGAGGTCCCCGCCGCGGACGAGAAAACCGAGGCCATCGTGGCGGCTGCAAGGTTATTTCTGGATTCACTGGACGAAAGTCAGAGACAAGCGGCGACATACCGGTTCACCGATAACGCGCAGCGCGCGAACTGGTCCAACCTGCCCGAGGGCATGGTTCCGCGTGGAGGTGTAATGCTTGGTGTGCTCACTGAAGCACAGCGGGCGAATCTGGATGGGCTTCTTAGCGAACTGCTGAGTGAAGCCGGTATGGAGAACATCACGCATCAACTGGCCGCGGAAGACCTGCTGGTCTCTGGAGACGTGCTCGGTGTCATGAAATACGGCAGCAGGTACTTCACCGCTGCATTTCTCGGTGAACCGTCCACTTCTGAGCCCTGGATGTTCCAGTTCGGCGGGCACCATCTCGCCATAAACGCCACGGTATTCGGACCGAACGTTTCCTTTTCACCTATGCTGACGGGCGGCCAACCGTTGCACCTGCACCTTGACGGTGACGATGTCTTCGTTACGCGAAGGGAAACTGCGGCGGCACAGGCGTTCTTGGAGAGCCTTTCGGACGAACAGAAGCGACAAGCTGTGCGTTCAGGCCGGCCCATCGACCTCCTGCTAGGCCCGGGAAAGTATGGCGTTACCATTGCGCCGGAAGGCATCAAGGGAAGCGATCTGACCACCATCCAGAAAACGTTGCTCCTGGATGTCATTGAGGCCCGTCTGGGTTTCATGAATAGTGACGATTATGCACAGAAAATGAAAGCCGTGGTGGCCGGTATCGAGGACACGTACTTTGGATGGTGGGGACGGCAGGATGTCCCGGGCGCCGTGTATTTCCGCGTAACCGGTCCGTCCATCGTACTCGAATATGCGGTTCAAAACGGCGAGGACACCGTAGATCACGTTCACAGCATGTATCGTGATATAGATAACGACTACGGTTCCGCTTGGATCGGGGCCGAGTGA